In Desulfomonile tiedjei DSM 6799, a genomic segment contains:
- a CDS encoding hybrid sensor histidine kinase/response regulator translates to MKSFPRWLLVASLLAMSILMAGGYWFHLYQEHHVRRSAEANLEAAAHLKVNQIVQWRIQHLRNASAIVESPFLIEAVERWFVDPDPEVAAKILSRFQTIQRVLEYHNVILVERDNKVRLSLRDHASDLHEVAAKARDQAMQQRKPVMTDLHEGPEEFPPHVDIIAPFFSRTANTEEPIGAVVLQVDARHFLYPLIHFWPVKSSSAETLLVRKDDEAVLFLNELRHQTDTALKLRLPLTMKDLPASMAVSGIEGVVQGTDYRGVEVLAALKAVPDSSWFMISKMDIAEALADLRTRSLLSIAFVLVLLAFLVAAVGWIWQQHRKKHYKELLRAEMELRRVEERHRITLMSVGDAIISTDIAGRVEMINPVAESLTGWNGEDAIGKPLEQVFRILNEDTRNTVENPASKVLREGLVIGLANHTLLIARNGTERPIADSAAPIKDEDGVVTGVVLVFRDQSEERATQRLLIEEKEKAQHYLDVAGVMLLALDVTGRVTMVNKKGCEILDRPETDILGKDWFEHFIPETIRYQIKDRFREVITGSLKDSEYAENMVLTGRGKNRLIAWHNSILMDRKGAIVGTLSSGEDITVRRGAEQALRESEERFRRLYEQSPLPYQSLDAEGRLLDVNNAWLNELGYERTDVIGKSFGEFLANDGDASRFPDHFEQLKQEGEGHGIEFEMKRKDGAIITVLFEARVAHNDKGEFLQTHCIFTNVTETRRAEVERERLVSAIEQAGEAVVVTDIAGTILFVNPAFEKITGYAYEEAVGKNPRILQSGEHEADFYKRLWDTIRAGEIWTGRFINKRKDGRIYQEDATISPVKDSAGHIRNYVAVKHDITEHLELSRQLQQAQKMEAVGTLAGGVAHDFNNLLQVILGYSEMILTDEGLSAAHKADLSKICHAAKSGADLVQRLLTFSRKSDTKAIQLNLNNRVEQLEKMLSRTIPKMIDIEISLAEDCKTIYADPMQIEQVLMNLAINARDAMPEGGKLVITTENVTVHEDCAKTRLGQVPGDYVLLRVTDTGLGMDSETLEHIFEPFYTTKGPGEGTGLGLAMVYGIVKQHGGYIFCYSEPGEGTTFKLYFPAVESDAEPDKPKAAQFLQGGSETILVVDDDELIRELGLRILSKLGYKVILASNGKEALKIFRKQKREISLIIMDLIMPEMGGKQCLEEILKIDPKAKILIASGVSARSHIIDIDEAGVKGIVNKPYDMTELFTVVRETLDAK, encoded by the coding sequence ATGAAATCTTTTCCGCGGTGGCTCCTCGTTGCGTCGCTGCTGGCAATGTCAATCTTAATGGCTGGAGGTTATTGGTTTCATCTTTACCAGGAGCACCATGTGCGGAGGAGCGCAGAGGCCAACCTTGAAGCGGCTGCACACTTAAAGGTCAATCAGATAGTGCAATGGCGGATTCAACACTTGCGTAATGCCTCGGCTATCGTGGAAAGCCCTTTTCTTATCGAGGCAGTGGAGCGATGGTTTGTTGACCCCGATCCCGAAGTGGCAGCGAAGATTCTCTCTCGATTTCAGACGATACAACGAGTTCTTGAATATCACAACGTGATACTCGTGGAGCGCGACAACAAGGTGAGACTCAGTCTCCGCGATCATGCCAGCGATCTCCATGAAGTAGCGGCGAAGGCTCGCGATCAGGCAATGCAGCAAAGAAAACCCGTGATGACGGATCTGCATGAGGGACCGGAAGAATTCCCGCCACATGTTGATATAATAGCGCCTTTTTTCTCCAGGACGGCCAATACGGAAGAACCGATTGGTGCCGTCGTCCTCCAGGTTGATGCTCGGCATTTCCTCTATCCTCTCATCCATTTTTGGCCGGTGAAAAGCTCCTCAGCAGAAACTCTGCTGGTCAGGAAAGATGATGAAGCAGTCCTTTTCCTTAATGAACTGCGCCACCAGACGGATACAGCCCTCAAATTACGGCTTCCTCTCACCATGAAGGATCTACCTGCCAGTATGGCAGTATCGGGAATCGAGGGCGTCGTTCAAGGCACCGATTACCGTGGCGTTGAGGTCCTTGCAGCTTTGAAAGCCGTTCCGGATTCATCCTGGTTCATGATTTCCAAGATGGACATAGCTGAAGCGCTCGCCGATTTGAGGACCCGTTCTCTTCTGAGTATTGCTTTTGTTCTGGTTCTCCTTGCCTTCCTGGTGGCTGCAGTAGGCTGGATCTGGCAACAACACCGAAAGAAGCATTACAAGGAGCTGCTTCGCGCTGAAATGGAACTGCGCCGAGTGGAAGAGCGACACAGAATCACCCTCATGAGCGTTGGAGACGCGATAATCTCCACGGATATTGCGGGCCGGGTAGAGATGATCAATCCCGTTGCGGAGTCACTCACCGGCTGGAATGGTGAAGATGCCATCGGCAAGCCTTTAGAACAGGTGTTCCGCATTTTGAATGAAGATACTCGCAATACTGTCGAGAACCCGGCCAGCAAAGTTCTGCGTGAGGGACTCGTCATCGGGCTGGCCAATCATACCTTGCTGATTGCCAGGAACGGTACGGAACGACCTATAGCTGATAGCGCAGCACCAATTAAGGACGAGGACGGAGTTGTAACCGGTGTGGTCCTCGTGTTTCGCGATCAGTCCGAAGAGCGTGCGACACAGCGGCTTCTCATCGAGGAAAAAGAGAAAGCACAGCATTATCTGGATGTTGCCGGAGTAATGTTGCTTGCGCTCGATGTCACCGGTCGCGTGACAATGGTGAATAAGAAAGGGTGTGAGATCCTGGATCGCCCCGAAACTGACATTCTTGGGAAAGACTGGTTCGAGCACTTTATCCCTGAGACAATTCGCTATCAGATAAAAGACCGCTTCCGCGAAGTCATTACAGGATCTCTCAAGGATAGCGAATATGCAGAGAACATGGTCCTGACCGGCCGTGGGAAAAACAGACTCATAGCATGGCATAACTCAATCCTGATGGATCGAAAAGGTGCGATCGTCGGAACCCTGTCATCCGGAGAGGACATTACCGTCCGTAGAGGTGCGGAACAGGCTTTGCGAGAAAGTGAAGAGCGTTTTCGCCGATTGTACGAGCAGTCACCATTGCCATATCAGTCATTGGATGCGGAAGGAAGACTTCTTGATGTGAACAATGCGTGGCTGAACGAACTGGGCTATGAGCGAACCGACGTGATCGGGAAATCATTCGGAGAATTCCTGGCAAACGACGGCGACGCCTCACGTTTTCCCGATCATTTCGAACAGCTTAAACAGGAGGGTGAGGGTCATGGCATCGAATTCGAGATGAAACGCAAGGACGGTGCCATCATAACGGTATTATTCGAGGCCAGGGTAGCCCACAATGATAAAGGAGAATTCCTCCAGACGCATTGCATCTTCACAAATGTTACCGAAACTCGGCGGGCAGAGGTGGAACGAGAGCGCCTCGTTTCAGCAATTGAACAAGCTGGTGAAGCAGTAGTTGTTACGGATATAGCAGGTACGATTCTGTTCGTGAATCCCGCTTTCGAGAAAATTACCGGTTACGCATACGAGGAGGCTGTGGGCAAGAACCCGCGTATCCTGCAGAGCGGAGAACATGAAGCCGACTTCTACAAACGTTTGTGGGATACCATCAGAGCAGGCGAGATCTGGACGGGGCGATTCATCAACAAAAGAAAAGATGGGCGAATCTATCAGGAAGATGCAACGATTTCTCCCGTAAAAGACTCAGCGGGCCATATCAGGAACTACGTTGCGGTGAAACATGATATCACCGAGCACCTGGAACTCTCCAGGCAACTCCAACAGGCCCAGAAAATGGAGGCGGTAGGTACGTTGGCAGGCGGCGTTGCCCATGATTTCAACAATCTCCTGCAGGTCATCCTGGGGTATTCTGAGATGATTCTCACGGACGAAGGATTATCTGCGGCCCATAAAGCAGATCTTTCGAAGATCTGTCACGCAGCGAAAAGCGGTGCCGACCTCGTTCAAAGGCTGCTTACTTTCAGCCGAAAGTCCGATACCAAGGCCATTCAGCTTAACCTGAACAACCGAGTAGAGCAGTTGGAGAAAATGCTCTCTCGCACCATACCCAAGATGATAGATATTGAGATCTCTCTGGCTGAAGACTGCAAAACCATCTATGCGGATCCGATGCAGATCGAACAAGTCCTGATGAATCTTGCCATTAATGCCAGGGATGCCATGCCTGAAGGGGGAAAACTGGTCATCACAACGGAGAACGTTACGGTCCATGAGGACTGTGCCAAAACTCGCCTGGGACAGGTGCCAGGTGATTACGTTCTCTTGCGGGTCACGGACACCGGCCTCGGGATGGACAGTGAGACTCTCGAGCATATTTTCGAGCCCTTTTACACGACCAAAGGTCCGGGCGAGGGCACAGGATTAGGTCTCGCAATGGTTTACGGGATTGTGAAACAGCACGGGGGGTACATCTTCTGCTACAGCGAACCCGGTGAAGGAACAACCTTCAAATTGTATTTTCCGGCTGTGGAATCGGATGCAGAACCGGACAAGCCGAAAGCTGCTCAATTTCTGCAGGGAGGGTCCGAAACGATATTGGTCGTTGATGATGATGAACTGATCCGTGAACTGGGCCTGAGGATTCTGAGCAAGCTCGGCTACAAGGTGATTTTGGCCTCCAACGGAAAAGAGGCTCTGAAGATATTTCGAAAACAGAAGCGTGAAATCTCCCTTATCATCATGGACCTGATCATGCCGGAAATGGGCGGAAAGCAGTGTCTGGAAGAGATACTCAAGATCGACCCGAAAGCTAAAATATTGATTGCCAGCGGTGTCTCAGCCCGCAGCCACATAATCGATATCGATGAGGCAGGAGTTAAGGGAATTGTCAATAAACCCTACGACATGACAGAGCTTTTCACTGTGGTCCGCGAAACGCTCGATGCAAAGTAG
- a CDS encoding magnesium transporter CorA family protein → MITAYVKAHDGIHPVSLKDISDFPEEMVWLDLLEPSKSEEQIIESFLGIEVPTSQELSEIEDSSRFYRREDTIYLTASILARLESEQPSTTDIRFILTPAAVISVRYVDSKRFRLFTSRLTRGASQIQSSDLLMESMLELIVDDLADSLEATALDLDRLAHRVFFSGPTGKGEKGEKKVDLKEAITEIGKYGELVSEERLSVLNMNRLLIFLSQSGDGWWSPETKSRLQTLIRDVRSLTEHATFLANRVNFILDGTLGLINIEQNSIIKIFSVAAVVFLPPTLLASIYGMNFRAMPELGWEFGYPMALALMVISAILPYFYFKRRGWL, encoded by the coding sequence ATGATCACCGCCTATGTCAAAGCGCACGATGGAATCCATCCCGTTTCGCTGAAAGATATTTCCGATTTTCCGGAAGAGATGGTGTGGCTCGACCTGCTCGAGCCCTCAAAAAGTGAAGAGCAGATCATAGAATCCTTTCTGGGCATTGAGGTTCCGACGAGTCAGGAGCTTTCGGAAATCGAGGATAGTAGCCGATTTTATCGTAGGGAAGATACAATTTATCTGACGGCTTCAATTCTTGCACGTCTTGAATCGGAGCAGCCATCCACAACGGATATTCGTTTCATCTTGACTCCTGCGGCCGTGATCTCGGTCCGATATGTCGATTCCAAGAGATTTCGTCTATTTACCAGTCGCCTGACTCGTGGAGCCAGTCAGATTCAATCCAGCGATTTGCTCATGGAAAGCATGCTGGAACTGATTGTTGACGACCTTGCGGACAGCCTGGAAGCAACGGCCCTCGATCTGGACAGACTGGCCCACAGGGTGTTCTTCTCGGGACCGACGGGGAAAGGCGAAAAGGGAGAGAAAAAGGTCGATCTAAAAGAAGCTATCACTGAAATAGGTAAATATGGGGAGCTGGTATCTGAGGAACGCTTGAGCGTCTTGAACATGAACCGATTGCTCATCTTTCTTTCTCAGAGCGGAGACGGTTGGTGGAGCCCGGAAACAAAATCAAGGCTTCAGACGCTCATCCGTGACGTTCGTTCACTCACGGAGCATGCAACCTTCCTTGCCAACAGGGTCAATTTCATACTGGATGGAACTCTCGGATTGATCAATATCGAGCAGAACAGCATTATCAAGATCTTCTCGGTGGCTGCGGTGGTGTTTCTCCCGCCGACCTTGCTAGCGAGCATTTATGGAATGAATTTTAGGGCAATGCCTGAATTAGGCTGGGAATTTGGCTATCCAATGGCCCTCGCGCTCATGGTGATTTCTGCGATCCTTCCGTACTTCTACTTCAAACGCAGAGGATGGCTGTAA
- a CDS encoding PilZ domain-containing protein: MTEKPRINARDAVIDIRSGASDAELMEKYGLCAKGLQSLFRKLIEVRAITREELDRRRTTLHKTAHVTPIVGTDLTKDIRAGMSDAELMQKYGLSSEGLRFTLQALIDTQVISLDELYNTTPSQADTVFVNNMRESPRYFFAVVVEIYEAKRPHLRGNLSNITEKGIATEGIETREGETKVLVIPTDRFPEIDRIVLEAECRWVKQDENTGEWAAGFEITKISDECLDNLAKLMSVACFLE; the protein is encoded by the coding sequence ATGACGGAAAAACCGAGAATTAATGCCAGAGACGCGGTAATTGACATCCGTTCCGGTGCTTCGGATGCCGAATTGATGGAAAAATATGGTTTGTGCGCGAAGGGACTCCAAAGCCTTTTTCGCAAACTGATCGAAGTCAGAGCAATCACCCGAGAGGAACTGGACCGACGACGAACTACTCTGCACAAGACTGCCCATGTCACACCAATCGTCGGCACAGACCTCACGAAAGATATCAGAGCAGGCATGAGCGATGCAGAGTTGATGCAAAAGTATGGCTTGTCTTCAGAAGGTCTCCGATTTACCCTGCAAGCCTTGATCGATACACAGGTCATAAGTCTGGATGAATTGTACAATACGACCCCGTCTCAGGCGGACACAGTTTTCGTTAACAACATGCGCGAGTCGCCCCGCTATTTTTTTGCAGTCGTAGTGGAAATCTATGAGGCGAAGCGACCCCACTTACGGGGAAATCTGAGCAATATCACCGAGAAAGGGATTGCAACCGAGGGTATCGAAACTCGCGAGGGTGAAACGAAAGTCCTCGTGATTCCTACAGACAGATTTCCGGAAATCGATCGCATTGTACTCGAAGCGGAATGTCGCTGGGTCAAACAAGATGAAAATACCGGGGAATGGGCCGCAGGTTTCGAGATAACCAAGATTTCCGACGAATGCCTTGATAATCTAGCGAAACTTATGTCAGTCGCCTGCTTCCTCGAATGA
- a CDS encoding DUF488 domain-containing protein yields the protein MAIRVVRLGSPREPGEGLRIGTVRRPPRGVPKSEFATRDFYDVWLPNLSPSPDLMKEARTAHDEASWAAFKKKFRSEMRESEASKILDLLAALSHQTDMSIGCYCEDENRCHRSVLKELLLERQASLI from the coding sequence ATGGCTATTCGTGTCGTGAGACTCGGATCTCCCAGAGAACCGGGCGAAGGGCTTCGCATCGGAACAGTCCGCAGACCTCCCCGGGGTGTTCCGAAATCAGAATTCGCAACAAGGGACTTTTATGATGTCTGGCTGCCCAATCTTTCCCCCAGTCCGGACCTGATGAAGGAGGCGAGAACAGCTCATGATGAAGCTTCATGGGCAGCATTCAAGAAGAAGTTTCGCTCCGAAATGCGTGAATCCGAGGCAAGTAAGATTTTGGACCTGTTGGCCGCACTATCCCATCAGACCGATATGTCCATTGGTTGTTATTGCGAAGATGAAAACAGATGCCACAGGTCTGTTCTCAAAGAGTTGCTTTTGGAGCGACAAGCAAGTCTGATTTAA
- a CDS encoding molybdopterin-containing oxidoreductase family protein, which translates to MGSWQKTTCVCCAQNCGLEVEIQDNRIVKVKPDKDNPRSEGYVCRKGLQVAHYQHHADRLKHPLKKVGAGFEEISWDQAIDEIAFKLKSVVDQHGSRALAYMGGGGQACHFEAAFGVRLLRGLGSRYHYNALGQELTGIFWGIGRTLGRQYQFMIPDDHHTDMLVAIGWNGWMSHQIPQARRHLKRISEDPDKLLVVIDPRKSETAERADIHLALRPGTDALMTRAMISIILEEGWHNADYIAKHVAGFDEIRPWFEGFDAKAALKVCELDFEEVREFCRLFATRKSSLHPDLGVYMNRHSTLVTYLQILLLAICGRIGVPGGNVLPGSLMPLGAHSDERDPKTWRTVETGFPAIMGVFPPNVMPEEILSDKAERLRAVIVSGSNPLRSYADTTAYENAFKELDLLVTIEVAMTETAVLSHYVLPARSAYEKWDAAFFSWNYPEIFFQMRRPVVEPRGAQLEESEIFVRLADKLGLLPDIPESLYEAAGKDRLQFGMALMQYAASEPKAQKVLPFILAKTLGKEMGSMNLAALWGLLQTAPKSFREQATRAGFNPGMTMGEEIFKAILDHPEGLWIGKCDVDNGLEAVRTEHGKIELYVPEMADWVQSIDPQTEEKALQPLPDYPFILVGGRHFDHNANTIMRDPAWNEGKQVCTLLIHPSDAEKIGVRDGDMVRVTTQAGYEEIAAEVTDKARAGQVVMPHGFGLVFNGQTYGANVNRLAHRAHRDRLAATPLHKYIACRVEKI; encoded by the coding sequence ATGGGATCATGGCAAAAAACTACGTGCGTATGTTGTGCCCAGAATTGCGGCCTTGAGGTAGAGATCCAGGACAATCGCATCGTCAAGGTCAAACCCGACAAAGATAATCCTCGAAGTGAAGGATACGTCTGCAGAAAAGGACTGCAGGTAGCGCACTACCAGCATCACGCGGATCGACTCAAACACCCTCTCAAGAAGGTTGGGGCAGGTTTTGAGGAAATCTCCTGGGATCAGGCCATAGATGAGATTGCCTTTAAACTTAAAAGTGTTGTCGACCAACATGGATCAAGAGCTTTAGCATACATGGGAGGAGGAGGTCAGGCCTGTCATTTTGAAGCAGCATTCGGCGTGCGACTACTTCGGGGCCTGGGCTCCAGGTATCACTACAACGCTTTGGGCCAGGAGTTGACCGGCATCTTCTGGGGAATCGGGCGCACTCTCGGTCGCCAGTATCAGTTCATGATTCCTGACGATCACCATACCGACATGCTCGTAGCCATAGGCTGGAACGGATGGATGAGCCATCAGATTCCTCAGGCTCGGCGGCATTTGAAGAGGATTTCCGAAGATCCGGACAAGCTGCTTGTAGTTATCGACCCGCGTAAGTCTGAAACCGCTGAACGTGCCGATATACACCTGGCGCTGAGACCCGGGACCGACGCATTAATGACTCGTGCAATGATCTCGATAATCCTCGAAGAAGGTTGGCACAATGCGGATTACATAGCGAAGCATGTAGCAGGTTTCGATGAGATTCGTCCGTGGTTTGAAGGATTCGATGCGAAAGCCGCCCTGAAAGTGTGCGAGCTGGACTTCGAGGAGGTTCGGGAATTCTGCAGACTCTTCGCAACCAGAAAGTCGTCGCTTCACCCTGATCTCGGCGTGTACATGAATCGCCACAGTACGTTGGTCACTTACCTGCAGATCCTTCTCTTGGCCATATGTGGGAGAATCGGGGTGCCTGGAGGAAACGTGCTTCCCGGCTCCCTCATGCCTTTGGGAGCCCACTCGGATGAACGCGATCCCAAAACGTGGCGGACCGTGGAGACAGGCTTTCCGGCAATCATGGGAGTGTTCCCGCCCAACGTAATGCCTGAAGAGATACTGAGCGACAAAGCAGAGCGCCTGAGAGCTGTAATTGTCAGCGGATCGAACCCGTTGAGATCGTACGCGGATACGACCGCCTATGAGAATGCTTTCAAGGAGCTTGATCTGCTCGTTACCATCGAAGTGGCAATGACCGAGACAGCGGTGCTATCCCACTATGTGCTTCCTGCACGATCGGCGTATGAAAAGTGGGATGCAGCGTTCTTTTCCTGGAATTACCCCGAGATATTCTTCCAGATGCGCAGACCGGTGGTTGAGCCCCGTGGAGCGCAACTTGAGGAAAGCGAGATATTCGTACGATTGGCAGACAAATTGGGTCTTCTCCCGGACATTCCCGAATCGTTATATGAAGCTGCCGGGAAAGACCGGCTCCAATTCGGCATGGCACTCATGCAATACGCCGCTTCGGAACCGAAGGCGCAGAAAGTCTTACCTTTTATCCTCGCAAAGACCCTGGGCAAGGAAATGGGCTCAATGAACCTGGCCGCACTCTGGGGACTGCTCCAGACAGCTCCGAAGTCCTTCCGTGAACAAGCGACTCGAGCTGGGTTCAATCCCGGGATGACAATGGGCGAAGAGATCTTCAAGGCAATTCTTGACCATCCTGAGGGATTGTGGATCGGAAAATGCGATGTCGACAACGGACTTGAGGCTGTCCGCACCGAGCACGGAAAAATCGAACTGTACGTCCCTGAGATGGCTGATTGGGTTCAGAGTATAGATCCTCAAACCGAGGAAAAGGCTCTCCAGCCGCTCCCTGATTACCCCTTCATATTGGTAGGCGGACGACATTTCGACCACAACGCGAACACTATCATGCGAGATCCCGCATGGAATGAAGGGAAGCAGGTGTGTACCCTCCTGATTCATCCGTCGGATGCCGAGAAGATCGGAGTTCGAGATGGAGACATGGTTCGAGTAACCACTCAAGCAGGCTATGAAGAGATCGCTGCTGAAGTAACCGATAAAGCAAGAGCCGGCCAGGTGGTCATGCCACATGGCTTTGGACTTGTCTTTAACGGTCAAACATACGGGGCAAACGTGAACCGGCTCGCCCACAGAGCCCATAGGGATAGACTGGCTGCAACACCGCTCCACAAATATATCGCCTGCAGAGTGGAAAAGATCTGA
- a CDS encoding MarR family winged helix-turn-helix transcriptional regulator gives MVQYSDCIVFLLAKAYQKAHGTLKKCMADYGLTPIQVLVIAALREEEGISSGELGKKLVLDSATLSGVLERLAEKGWIVKQTDEVDRRSLRLYLSDMTKELEEQMGERQQRSNEEVLKNLSTEEKVLLKRLLKDLEG, from the coding sequence ATGGTTCAATATTCTGACTGCATTGTGTTCCTGTTGGCGAAAGCCTACCAGAAGGCACACGGAACCCTGAAAAAATGTATGGCCGATTACGGGTTGACGCCCATTCAAGTGCTGGTCATCGCTGCACTGAGAGAAGAGGAGGGAATATCTTCCGGAGAACTCGGCAAGAAGCTCGTGCTTGACAGCGCTACGCTGTCGGGCGTGCTGGAGAGATTGGCGGAAAAAGGATGGATAGTCAAGCAGACAGATGAAGTGGATCGCCGCTCTTTGAGACTCTATTTGAGTGACATGACCAAAGAGCTCGAAGAGCAGATGGGGGAACGGCAACAAAGATCCAATGAAGAAGTTCTAAAGAATCTCTCTACTGAAGAGAAGGTGCTTCTCAAAAGACTGCTCAAAGATCTTGAGGGTTGA